One stretch of Sebastes umbrosus isolate fSebUmb1 chromosome 5, fSebUmb1.pri, whole genome shotgun sequence DNA includes these proteins:
- the slc10a4 gene encoding sodium/bile acid cotransporter 4 — protein sequence MENSSMSGGDAQNAALTDFMSKQVVHFAEDSAMAGLAARSAIFSTSSSAAGADFMSVLQTEAPHLMPAFWDSPLSHGINVFVGLVLCFTMLGLGCTVEVSQLGEHIRRPVGVLLALLCQFVIMPLVAFLLALAFSLDDVAAMAVLLCGCCPGGNLSNIMSLLVHGEMNLSIVMTISSTLLALVLMPLCLWIYSRAWIHTPVVNLMPFGAIILTLCSTLIPIGLGVMLRYRYTRVADIVLKVSLWSLLITLILLFILTGAMLGPELLSTIPPSVYVVAILMPLCGYAAGYGLAVLFELPPSSCRSVSLETGCQNVQLCTAILKLAFPPQLMGGMYMFPLLYALFQAAEAGIFILAYRMYRKKVLHKPDPMRDGEDTDITYQRFQDDEDMDSSYGAVTVSDPNTIMLDPCPPDPTPV from the exons ATGGAGAACTCCAGCATGTCGGGTGGCGACGCACAAAATGCTGCTTTGACAGACTTTATGTCGAAGCAAGTTGTGCATTTTGCAGAGGACTCTGCCATGGCTGGATTAGCAGCGAGGAGTGCCATCTTCAGCACATCCAGTTCTGCCGCTGGAGCTGACTTTATGTCGGTTCTGCAGACTGAAGCTCCTCATCTGATGCCCGCCTTCTGGGACTCCCCTCTCAGCCACGGTATCAATGTGTTCGTGGGTCTGGTCCTGTGCTTCACCATGCTGGGTCTGGGCTGCACCGTGGAGGTCAGCCAGCTGGGAGAACACATCCGCAGACCCGTCGGAGTGCTGCTGGCTCTGCTCTGTCAGTTCGTCATCATGCCCTTGGTGGCCTTTCTGTTGGCTCTAGCCTTCTCTCTGGATGATGTGGCTGCGATGGCTGTTCTGCTCTGTGGATGCTGTCCAGGAGGAAACCTGTCAAACATCATGTCTCTGCTGGTGCACGGGGAGATGAATCTAAG CATCGTCATGACCATATCTTCCACTCTGCTGGCGCTGGTGCTGATGCCGCTGTGTCTGTGGATCTACAGCCGGGCCTGGATCCACACACCTGTAGTCAACCTCATGCCCTTCGGGGCCATCATCCTGACCTTGTGCAGCACTCTCATCCCCATTGGGTTAGGAGTTATGCTGAGGTACCGATACACACGTGTGGCCGACATCGTTTTAAAG GTCTCCCTGTGGTCTCTGCTGATCACCCTCATACTGCTGTTCATCCTGACTGGAGCGATGCTGGGACCTGAGCTGCTGTCCACCATCCCGCCCTCTGTCTACGTGGTGGCAATCCTGATGCCTCTATGTGGCTACGCTGCAGGTTACGGCCTGGCCGTGCTATTTGAACTGCCGCCCAGCAGCTGCAGGTCGGTCTCCCTGGAGACGGGATGCCAGAACGTGCAGCTGTGCACGGCCATCCTGAAGCTGGCCTTCCCGCCTCAGCTGATGGGAGGGATGTACATGTTCCCTCTGCTCTACGCCCTGTTCCAAGCGGCCGAGGCCGGCATTTTCATCCTGGCCTACAGGATGTACAGGAAGAAGGTCCTGCACAAACCGGACCCCATGCGGGACGGCGAGGACACGGATATAACATATCAAAGGTTTCAGGATGATGAGGACATGGACTCGTCTTATGGTGCCGTGACAGTGAGCGACCCAAACACCATCATGTTGGACCCCTGTCCTCCTGATCCGACTCCTGTCTAA
- the zar1 gene encoding zygote arrest protein 1 encodes MASYADEPVDSYFYSSSYNNNNNNPYLGRYQPRAKEWRYKSYLSHYGDSSSSEAFNNQQRAQLKSILSQINPKLTPRLRRANTRDVAVQVNPRRDAEVQCSIGTRTLLAWKRDARRRRKQDSSNISNISSSRAAGGAAVRYPRTLAVYSPIAYRSVTSFITSTCPLVDENNNDNNSSSQEASCGEAHTGDPPGDPPEKSADIQAGEDGKSAKLPDKRNMPKTKQQVEKSEDALMTSEGSKGKARVRFQFLEQKYGYYHCRECNLRWESAYVWCVQGTSKVYFKQYCRKCQKDFNPYRVEDITCHTCNKARCSCAITQRHVDPKRPHRQDLCGRCKGKRLSCESTFSFKYII; translated from the exons ATGGCATCGTATGCAGACGAGCCAGTCGACAGCTACTTCTACTCATCAtcttacaacaacaacaacaacaacccttaCCTGGGCAGGTATCAGCCTCGAGCTAAAGAGTGGAGGTATAAGAGCTACCTGTCTCACTATGGAGACTCCTCCTCTTCGGAGGCGTTCAACAACCAGCAGCGAGCTCAGCTGAAATCCATCTTATCCCAGATCAACCCTAAACTCACCCCGAGGCTCCGGAGGGCCAACACCCGGGACGTGGCGGTGCAGGTGAACCCGAGGAGAGACGCTGAGGTGCAGTGCTCCATCGGGACCAGGACCCTGCTGGCCTGGAAGAGGGATGCACGACGCAGGAGAAAGCAGGACTCCTCCAACATCTCCAacatctcctcctccagagcTGCAGGCGGTGCAGCAGTGCGTTATCCTCGCACCCTCGCTGTGTATTCACCCATCGCCTACAGGAGCGTCACCTCCTTCATAACATCAAC gtgtcctttgGTGGATGaaaacaacaacgacaacaacagcagcagtcaGGAGGCCTCCTGCGGTGAGGCGCACACTGGTGACCCGCCCGGTGACCCGCCGGAGAAGAGCGCAGACATCCAGGCCGGTGAGGATGGAAAGAGCGCAAAGCTCCCAGACAAACGCAACATGCCCAAAACCAAACAACAGGTGGAGAAGAGCGAGGACGCACTGATGACATCAGAGGGGTCAAAGGGCAAAGCGCGCGTCCGGTTCCAG TTTCTGGAACAGAAGTACGGATATTATCACTGCAGAGAATGCAATCTGCGGTGGGAGAGTGCCTATGTTTGGTGCGTTCAGGGCACCAGCAAG GTTTACTTCAAACAGTACTGCAGGAAATGCCAAAAGGACTTCAACCCGTACCGTGTTGAGGACATCACATGTCAC ACTTGCAACAAAGCACGCTGTTCCTGTGCGATAACACAACGCCACGTCGACCCCAAGCGGCCCCACAGACAGGATTTGTGCGGCAGATGCAAAGGCAAGCGGCTCTCCTGCGAAAGCACTTTCAGCTTCAAGTACATCATCTAG